GTAGCGGTCGGCACTGCCCTGGATGACGCCATCGTTGCTGCCCACGCCGAGCAGTACCGGGCAGGTCACCTGTGCGGGCAGGACAGTGCCGGGCTCCCAGCCGAGCATGGTGGCGACCATGGTGTGCGCGCCCCACGCGAAAACCGCTGCCACCGAGGGGTAGAAGCGAGCGGACTGCAGGACCACGGTGCCGCCGGCCGAATGTCCGCCCAGGGCAATGCGATCCAGGTCCAAGGCGCCGCGGAGCGGTGGTAGCTCGTTGATTTCGGCGAGGGCGTCCAGCACCGCGCCGATGGTGGGGCAGGTGGGGCGGGTGCCGTAGGCGTTCGGGCGTGCGGCGTCGAGATCCACACCGGGGGTGAGACCTCGTTGTCCGCCGAACAATTCGGCGACACGATCCATGGTGACGACCACGAAGCCGGTTTCCGCGATGGCGGTGGCGAAGCGGCGGTAGGAATCCTGGCCGACATTGACGCCGGACAGGAACACCACCACCGGGTAGGGAGCGCCTGTCGGATCGGGGGCGAAGACGCCGGTCAGGCGTTCCGCGTCGCTGCCGGTAGCGAGAGCGGGGTAGTAGACCTTGAGGTGCGCGGTATCGAATGGCGCGACACCATCGGTCCGGACCGACCACCACAGTGACCGAATCAGTGCTGCTCGGTCCGGTGGGTCGACGGTTGCGTGGGGTCCCGTCTTCGGATCGCCGGTCATGGCTGCACCTCGTCGATGTTCGGATCCGGCTGACGACGGCACGTGATTAGCTCGCTCATGCGCCCGCCCTCGGCAGTTCGCGGTCGCCGCCCCAGAGGGCGCGGACCAATCGCTGGGTGAGCTCGGGGCCGAACATGCGCTCGCCCATGACATTCGCGGGATCGCGCTCGGCGATGTTGCGGCGCACCGCGAGGTCGCGTGCCGCCAGCTCGGCCTGTTCGTCGGCGGGTACCGGTTCGGCCTCCGCGACCCAGCCCAGCCACTGCTCCACCCGGGCGGTCAGAATTTGTTCCACCACATCCAGATTCGGGCGCGTCGGCGGGAACGAATAGCAGTAGGCGGTGGGCGAGAGGCTGCCCCGGATGAAGCCGGTGCGGCTGGTGAACCAGCTGAAGTCGGGGTGCTCCGCCTTGAAGGACAGCCAGGGGGCGTCGTTCTGTGCGTAGTAGCGGTCGAAGTAGTCACCGTCACCCACCAGGTCACCGCGCGGGACGGCATCGACGTAGAACCAGCCCTCCGGCCACAGCAGCAGCGCCGAACCCAGATGCGGGACCCGGACCTGGGGGCCGAGCCAGGCCGTCAAGTGCAGGTTCACGAATCCCGTGCGCGGGTCACCGATCCAGGAGTGCACCAGCCAGTCGATCTCGGGGCCGCTGTAGGCGGCGAGGCTGCCCGACGGGCCCTGCTCCGGGTCACCGTAGGTTTCCAGGTCCGCGGTGGACGGGTCGCGGGTGAGCTCGAAGCGCTCGGCGATGCGGGACTGCAACCTGCTCAACAGGTCTCGCCATTCCTGGAAGGTCTCGGTGACGTCGGCGCGCGGGGTCGTGTCGACCATGTGCTCGACGTGCTGGACGGTTTCACTCATGCGGCTGCTTTCCTTCGGTGCGCGGCGGTGTTTCCTTCACCGCGCGGTCACGGTGTCGATCGGGCGGCGAGGGCGGCCGTCGACGAGGTCTGTGCCCTTGGAGACGGCGCGGTTCACGGCCTGAGCTGGGCGGAGGGTGGCGCGCACGCTGGACGCCCCGGGTGGGACCGCGGTCACCACCGGGTGGCTGATCACGCCGGTGAACGGGCCGCTCCAGGCGGTCCACAGCGTGAAATCGGGAGTCAGTGCGTAGAGGGCGCCGGTGAGGCCGGGTCCCGCGGCCACCACATTCAGGCGGTTCTCCGCGGCTCGCTCGGGCAGGCCGAGACGCAGCTCCCACGGTTCGGCCGGGGTGCACGGCACGGCGACGACATCGGCGTGCTGAATGGCGGCCAGGCGGAAGGTTTCCGGGAACAGGGCGTCGTCGCCGACGACGAGCGCCAAACGGCCCCAGGGCAATTCGAATACGGCCAGGTCGTCGCCGGGTTCGGTGAGCCACGGATGCCGGTCGGTCCGATGCAGTTGCGGCTGGCGGCCTACGACACCGTCGGCGTGCAGGAGGACGGCGTGATGGGCGTCGCCGTCGCGCACGCTGAGTACGGCGTACGCGGCGGTATCCGCCAGGGCGCGCACCACTTCCGGGATCGGCACCGGTGCCAGCTCCGGCAGGACGATCAGATCCACACCGCCGGTGGCCAATTCGCGGATCGTGGCGGTATCGGGTGCGGCGATCGCGGCGGTGATGGTGTCCGCGCCCGCCTGGGGTCGGCGTCCGGCGGGGGAAGCGCTCAGTGGCGCATACAGTTCCGGTCGTCGCGCCGCGAACAGATCGGTGCCGTCCGGACGGGTTTTGTCATCGGCCAGTGCGATCTCGATATCGGCGACCACCACCGCCTCACCCGCGGCCGGAGCCATGGCCACACAGGTGCCGTCGGGTGCGACGATCTGACTTTCCCCGGCCCCATGCAGCCGATCCGGCGGCACACCGAGACGTTCCGCGATCGCGGGCAACTGGTCCACCGGCAGCAGTGGCCCGACTTTGTTGGCGGCCACCACCCACACCTTGTTCTCCGCCGCGCGCACCGGAATGTGCAGGCTCGCTTCGTCGGTGGCGAACGAGTTCAGGCTGTTGAGCAGCAACTGCGCACCCCGAACCGCCAGCGAGCGGGTGACCTCGTTGATCACACCCTCCATGCAGGCGTACATGCCGATCCGGCCCAGTCGGGTCTCGATGACCGGCGAATCCTCCTGCCCGGCATCGAGATAGTCGTTCTCCGCGCCCATCAAGATCTGTTTGTCGGACTGGCCGAGCAATGCCCCGTCCGCGCCGAACAGCAGGCTGGTGCCGGTGGTGCGCCCATCGTCCCGGGCCAGCGTGACCCCGATCTTGACGTAGATGCCATGCCGCGCGGCTCGATCGGCGATGGCGGTGAGAAAGGAATCTCCGAGCGTGCGGGCCATTCGCCGGGCATGCGCGCGGTCGTCGTACCAGGATAGGTGGTTACAGAACTCCGGCAGCACCACCAGTTCGGCGCTCGCCGCCGCCGCGGCATCGATCATCCGCAGGCAGGCGGCGAGATTGGCCGCGACGTCGGTGCCGGCGGCGAGCTGTGCGGCGGCGACTCGGGTCATGGGCTGGAACCTCTCCCAGTGTTTCGTAGATCGAAACACTGTTTCCAATTAAGCTGATTCTGTACCCGCTCACGAAATCTGTCCAGCGCTCGCCCGGGATTTCACGCGGCGGTAATCGATTGCCGCGCTTCGAGTTCGCCTTGACACTCGCCGACGCCGCAGGTTCAATATGGCAATTCCGAAACTGCGTTTCCGTATGGGAAACGCGCGCAGGAGGTAGGCATGACGACCTGCGAATCGTCGCCGGACTCGATACGGCGGGCCGACGCAACTTCCCGGCTGGCGGGCCCAGCGACCCGGCGTTCTCGGGTGCCGAGTTGGTACTCCGACTCGATACGGCCGCCCGACCCGGCTTCCTGGCTGGCGGGCCCAGCAACCCGGCGCGCTCGGGTGCCGGTTCGGCGCGAGCGCCCGGCGACCCCGCACGCTCAACTACCAGTTCGGCGCTACCACTCGGTGTCTCGCCACGCGTGTGGCCGGAACCCGCATCTCGATCCCGGTGCAGGGCACCCTGTAAATGATTCGCAGGTCGCTGACATGCGCATCGACTCGACCCACCGGTTTGTGAGCCCGGCAACCCGGCGCGCTCGGGTGCCGGTTCGGCGCGAGCGCCCGGCGACTCGGCACGCTCAACTGCCGGTTCGGCGCTACCACTCGGTGTCTCGCCACGCGTGTGGCCGGAACCCGCATTCCGATCCCGGTGCAGGGTCCCTTGTAAACGATTCGCAGGTCACTGACGTGCGCATCGACTCGACTCCCCGATTTGTGCGCCCGGCGACCCAGCATGCTCAGCTGCCAAACCGATGTGTACACGCGGCAACCCGGCGTGCGCAGCTGCCAAACCGCAATGCGCGCTCGGCAACCCGGTGTGCGCAGTTTCCAAACCGCAGTGTGCGCTCGGCAACCTGGCGTGCGCAGCTGCCAATCCGGCGTGTGAGCCCGGCGACCCAGCGTGCACAGCTGTTAAACC
This DNA window, taken from Nocardia sp. XZ_19_385, encodes the following:
- a CDS encoding carbon-nitrogen hydrolase family protein, encoding MTRVAAAQLAAGTDVAANLAACLRMIDAAAAASAELVVLPEFCNHLSWYDDRAHARRMARTLGDSFLTAIADRAARHGIYVKIGVTLARDDGRTTGTSLLFGADGALLGQSDKQILMGAENDYLDAGQEDSPVIETRLGRIGMYACMEGVINEVTRSLAVRGAQLLLNSLNSFATDEASLHIPVRAAENKVWVVAANKVGPLLPVDQLPAIAERLGVPPDRLHGAGESQIVAPDGTCVAMAPAAGEAVVVADIEIALADDKTRPDGTDLFAARRPELYAPLSASPAGRRPQAGADTITAAIAAPDTATIRELATGGVDLIVLPELAPVPIPEVVRALADTAAYAVLSVRDGDAHHAVLLHADGVVGRQPQLHRTDRHPWLTEPGDDLAVFELPWGRLALVVGDDALFPETFRLAAIQHADVVAVPCTPAEPWELRLGLPERAAENRLNVVAAGPGLTGALYALTPDFTLWTAWSGPFTGVISHPVVTAVPPGASSVRATLRPAQAVNRAVSKGTDLVDGRPRRPIDTVTAR
- a CDS encoding oxidoreductase produces the protein MSETVQHVEHMVDTTPRADVTETFQEWRDLLSRLQSRIAERFELTRDPSTADLETYGDPEQGPSGSLAAYSGPEIDWLVHSWIGDPRTGFVNLHLTAWLGPQVRVPHLGSALLLWPEGWFYVDAVPRGDLVGDGDYFDRYYAQNDAPWLSFKAEHPDFSWFTSRTGFIRGSLSPTAYCYSFPPTRPNLDVVEQILTARVEQWLGWVAEAEPVPADEQAELAARDLAVRRNIAERDPANVMGERMFGPELTQRLVRALWGGDRELPRAGA
- a CDS encoding dienelactone hydrolase family protein, which translates into the protein MTGDPKTGPHATVDPPDRAALIRSLWWSVRTDGVAPFDTAHLKVYYPALATGSDAERLTGVFAPDPTGAPYPVVVFLSGVNVGQDSYRRFATAIAETGFVVVTMDRVAELFGGQRGLTPGVDLDAARPNAYGTRPTCPTIGAVLDALAEINELPPLRGALDLDRIALGGHSAGGTVVLQSARFYPSVAAVFAWGAHTMVATMLGWEPGTVLPAQVTCPVLLGVGSNDGVIQGSADRYGEDGADRPDPVRRTFTEALPEGDHLLAMVPGANHFGIADADPTAARAFLDGPAEASALEPFARLTSAFLRTHLRGDATAKTELADFDYGLRLSRR